ATGCAGGAAATACCTTTCCTAATGATAATAAGGTGACAATAGGGAGTATTTTGGGGTCAGTTTCCTTTAAAAATTCTGCAAGTATGCCTGTTTTTTCAAGCCTTTTAGTGGTGGAGGTCAGTGCTTCATAAACATCTACAAGTTCCTGGTACTTCATTTCGCATTTAAAATCCTGCATTTTATCACAGCGTCAATATTATAATTAAAACAATCTCCAGATATTATAGATAGAATGTTACTCCTAAATTTAATTATTGTTTTTGGGGTTAAAAAATTTTTAAATCAGGACATAGAATATAATTAAATAAATTTAAATAAATTGCTGGATGAGGATTTAAATGCCGGAATTACCTGAAGTAGAGTCCTTTAGAAGATATCTTGAAGCTACTTCTTTTAATAAAAAAATTGAAGAAGTAGATGTAAAAAGTCCGGAACTCCTGCAAAATATTGATGTTAATATTTTAAAGGAGAATTTGGAAGGCAGCAGTTTCAAGCGTGCTCAAAGGCATGGTAAATACCTGTTCGTGCTTTTAGATAATGATTCATGGATTGTTTTCCATTTTGGAATGACTGGCACTTTTAAATATTTCAAAAATAGTGGTGGAAATCCTCTATATAGCAGGATTATCTTTAATTTTGAAGATGAAAGTCACCTTGCATTCAATGATCAAAGGAAGTTTGGAAAGATTTATTTAACTTCCAAAATCTTGGATTTCATCAAAGGGAAGAAATTAGGACCGGATGCTTTGACCATTGATATAAAAACTTTCAAAAATTTGTACAAAAAACGAAGAGGCGCTTCCAAATCTGCTTTAATGAATCAGCACATAATGGCTGGTGTTGGTAATATTTACTCTGATGAAATACTTTATCATGCTCATGTTCATCCTAAAACCCCATTCCATGTTTTAAATGATGATAAAATCACAGAAATATTCAATATAATGAAGAAAGTGCTTAATACATCGGTAGATATGCAAATACATGGCCAAAAATTTCCTGATTCTTATTTAATTCCTCACCGGATAAAAAATGGTAAATGCCCTGATTCAAATATGAAGTTAAAGACCATTAAAATTGCAGGTAGAACTTCTTATTTTTGTCCTGAATGCCAAAAAGAGATAATAAGCTACATGAAACTTGAAAAGTTATGCGAAATTGCAAGTACTTGCACAGAATGTCCTCTCCACGAAAACAGGACCAGAGTGGTTTTCGGTGAAGGCCCAGAAGATGCAAAAATCATGCTTATAGGTGAAGCACCCGGAAAAAACGAGGATGAGAAGGGAAAACCTTTTGTGGGGATGGCCGGTAAATTATTAAGCGAAATACTCCAGAAAGCAGGCATTGATCGGTCTGAGGTATTTATCACATCCATAGTGAAATGCAGGCCTGAAGCTAACAGAAAGCCCCGAAAACTGGAATATACAACCTGTATTGATCTTTTTTTAAAAAAGCAGATTGGGTTAATAAATCCAGATATAGTGGGATTACTTGGAAACAGTGCTATTTATGCCCTAATTGGTGAAAAGAACATTAAAAAGATTCATGGAAATACTTATAAATTAAATGGTAGAAAATACATGGCTTTATTCCATCCTGCAGCGGCTTTATATTCACGCAAACTCCTTCCTCAATTAAAAGAGGACATGATGACTTTAAAAAAAGAAATTGACTTATAACTCTTTGATATTAAAGATTTTCCAGTATTTCTTTTAACATTATGCAGTTTTGGGGGGCATTTGCATTGTAATCATTGTTAAAATAGCAAAAAACATCTTCTACATCTAATTTTCTTATTTTATCTGCCCACCCTTTTAATTCTTCCTTAGAATAAAAATAACGGTACTTTTCAGACCCTATTCCATGAAATCTCATATAGACTGTATCTGAAGTTGTTATAATATCTTCTGGAAGCTCAGGAGAGGAAACTGAACAAAATCCTATTTCAAAGTCACTTAGCAGGCTATAAACTTCGCTGTCAAACCAGCCTGGATGTCGAAACTCTACAATATTATTCTTAACAGGATCAAACTGTTTGATCGCATTTTTTAAAAAAGCAATATTTTTAAGTATATTTGGAGGAAATTGAAATAATATACACCCTAATTTATCTTCAAGAATATCTGCAAGATTATAAAACCGGTTTATTGCGCTTTGGGTGTCTTTAAACCTTTTTCTATGGGTTATAAGCTGATTTACCTTTAATGTAATTTTAAAATCTTCCGGTGTTCTGTTATACCATCCTTTAACTATTTTTTCGTTTGGAAAGCGATAAAAAGTGTTGTTTATTTCTACAGTGTTAAAATGCCTGGAATAATACTCAAGCCATTTGGATTCATCTAATCTTTCTGGATAAAATCGTCCTTTCCAGTCTTTGTAGTACCAGCCAGAACAGCCTAAAAAATAATTGGA
This portion of the Methanobacterium sp. genome encodes:
- a CDS encoding DUF72 domain-containing protein, translated to MKSNYFLGCSGWYYKDWKGRFYPERLDESKWLEYYSRHFNTVEINNTFYRFPNEKIVKGWYNRTPEDFKITLKVNQLITHRKRFKDTQSAINRFYNLADILEDKLGCILFQFPPNILKNIAFLKNAIKQFDPVKNNIVEFRHPGWFDSEVYSLLSDFEIGFCSVSSPELPEDIITTSDTVYMRFHGIGSEKYRYFYSKEELKGWADKIRKLDVEDVFCYFNNDYNANAPQNCIMLKEILENL
- a CDS encoding uracil-DNA glycosylase family protein, with the protein product MPELPEVESFRRYLEATSFNKKIEEVDVKSPELLQNIDVNILKENLEGSSFKRAQRHGKYLFVLLDNDSWIVFHFGMTGTFKYFKNSGGNPLYSRIIFNFEDESHLAFNDQRKFGKIYLTSKILDFIKGKKLGPDALTIDIKTFKNLYKKRRGASKSALMNQHIMAGVGNIYSDEILYHAHVHPKTPFHVLNDDKITEIFNIMKKVLNTSVDMQIHGQKFPDSYLIPHRIKNGKCPDSNMKLKTIKIAGRTSYFCPECQKEIISYMKLEKLCEIASTCTECPLHENRTRVVFGEGPEDAKIMLIGEAPGKNEDEKGKPFVGMAGKLLSEILQKAGIDRSEVFITSIVKCRPEANRKPRKLEYTTCIDLFLKKQIGLINPDIVGLLGNSAIYALIGEKNIKKIHGNTYKLNGRKYMALFHPAAALYSRKLLPQLKEDMMTLKKEIDL